The following coding sequences are from one bacterium SCSIO 12741 window:
- a CDS encoding T9SS type A sorting domain-containing protein, whose protein sequence is MNSEGNPEWITDLDGDYGHMHLDCDSSNRLYSIQDFEGTIYPNGSAIVQTPGTSNMVLLGFDTKGKVNLAQTYTSGRVVPSTMVIEKEKIFVGGEFYDTLNLSDQVQLKQRRFHLIYSDGFVACLDLKGNPIWSYVFDLTIRIKQIVVDQKTGDCYVLGLHFIDDWKVLGKTIPYRGKADCFVAKFQEGNLVWLKGFGSIEDDDFVAMTLYHGEVLVELFALDNVMVDGQVVDLNSGIYIVQMIFGKDDGKLVSAGKSGRLGGLISNGSEDFFYNGFRRIVQNPTIDTSFVFYRTIGLPSDNQLVLEIPTYLRSQGIEDEDMKGNDLIYGLSSFGDSLRIGDSIIHKPDFITNLLFRFTDQTLTGKEEMDNPVIGLKVYPNPTSNYLNIELPEVNLRNSMLTILDNQGRELKSWESRLQVERISVHDLKAGTYYVRFESNTTVRLQRFVVTQ, encoded by the coding sequence TTGAACTCTGAAGGAAACCCTGAATGGATCACCGATTTAGATGGAGACTATGGGCATATGCACCTGGATTGTGACTCTTCCAACCGGTTGTATTCAATCCAGGACTTTGAGGGAACCATTTACCCCAATGGGTCGGCTATTGTTCAAACGCCAGGTACAAGTAATATGGTACTTCTTGGCTTTGACACTAAGGGTAAGGTCAATCTGGCTCAAACCTATACTTCTGGACGCGTAGTACCTTCGACCATGGTAATCGAAAAGGAGAAGATTTTCGTAGGAGGGGAGTTCTATGATACACTGAATCTCTCAGATCAGGTCCAGTTAAAACAAAGAAGATTTCACCTGATCTATTCCGATGGATTTGTTGCCTGTCTTGATCTCAAAGGAAACCCTATATGGTCGTATGTTTTTGATTTAACCATTCGGATTAAGCAAATTGTTGTTGATCAGAAGACTGGTGATTGTTACGTCTTAGGTCTTCATTTTATTGATGATTGGAAGGTTTTAGGTAAAACCATCCCTTATAGAGGAAAGGCAGATTGTTTCGTGGCTAAATTTCAAGAAGGAAATTTGGTTTGGCTAAAAGGATTCGGTTCTATTGAAGATGATGATTTTGTAGCTATGACTCTTTATCATGGAGAGGTATTGGTCGAGCTTTTTGCACTAGATAATGTGATGGTTGATGGTCAGGTTGTCGATTTGAATTCAGGAATCTACATTGTTCAAATGATTTTTGGCAAGGATGATGGTAAATTGGTGTCCGCTGGAAAATCAGGAAGACTTGGAGGTCTTATCTCCAATGGGAGTGAGGATTTCTTCTATAATGGATTTCGGCGAATTGTTCAGAATCCAACAATAGACACGTCTTTCGTATTTTATCGAACAATTGGCTTGCCTTCAGATAACCAATTGGTCCTTGAAATCCCAACTTATTTGCGAAGCCAAGGTATTGAAGATGAGGATATGAAAGGTAATGACTTGATCTACGGTTTGTCTTCTTTTGGAGATTCTTTGCGCATTGGTGATTCAATCATTCATAAACCAGATTTCATTACGAACCTTTTGTTTAGGTTCACGGATCAGACTCTAACCGGCAAAGAGGAAATGGATAATCCCGTGATAGGATTAAAAGTTTATCCCAATCCAACATCCAATTATTTGAACATTGAATTGCCAGAAGTCAACTTAAGAAATAGCATGCTTACTATTTTGGATAATCAGGGAAGAGAGCTGAAATCCTGGGAGAGTAGATTGCAAGTTGAACGAATTTCGGTTCATGACTTAAAAGCAGGCACATATTACGTCCGTTTTGAATCTAATACCACTGTTCGGTTGCAAAGGTTTGTGGTTACGCAGTAG
- a CDS encoding T9SS type A sorting domain-containing protein produces MLKRIGNIALICWSIVSNLHAQDLTLDWFQVIQCNSTQSDPSVCCDDSNNTYVTGDFQDQLKVDTFLVSGPQRTNRSSYFARFDENGNCQWFLDLDGEYSHSLIDHNASSLVSVQDFEGMINPPNHSFTQTNGVNNLLLMSMGNDGSVNWARQLTTYRAVPSALEVGKDRILFSGEFKDTLNLDNGVQLNQRRSHLIYTDGFVACYGLDGKYLWSYVLDQNVKGNQIHIDQSNNDVYILGNHSISDWNVNGESVAYVGGSDAFVAKFMEGKLIWVKGFGTSVDDDLVTMTIFNNQILVRSVAWEDFKVDGHIIPKKTDGTLVELLIDKQDGEVNQIIENGTYPGMVSNGSEDFFYNGFRSTQNGFDTSFHFIRTENKSTNHKEVLKISTYMDSQGLIDGDMKNRDLAYVLTSSGDSVRIRDSIIYKPDYRTSIVLKFSDHTLTTIGVPQTSQVALKVFPNPTSDYLNIELQEVNLENGMLTILDNQGRELKSRESRSQVERISIHDLKAGTYYVRFESDLTYRLQKFIVLP; encoded by the coding sequence TTGTTAAAGCGAATAGGTAACATAGCACTGATTTGTTGGAGTATTGTTAGCAACCTACATGCCCAGGATCTGACTCTGGACTGGTTTCAGGTTATTCAATGCAATTCTACCCAAAGCGACCCATCAGTTTGTTGTGACGATTCAAATAATACTTACGTAACCGGTGATTTTCAAGATCAATTGAAAGTCGATACCTTTTTAGTATCAGGGCCACAGAGAACGAACCGTAGCAGTTATTTCGCTAGGTTCGATGAAAATGGAAACTGTCAATGGTTTTTGGATTTGGATGGGGAGTATAGTCATAGCCTGATTGATCACAATGCTTCATCGTTAGTTTCTGTGCAAGATTTTGAAGGAATGATTAATCCACCAAATCATTCATTTACTCAAACGAATGGAGTAAATAATTTACTTCTAATGAGCATGGGGAACGATGGAAGTGTCAATTGGGCCAGACAATTGACCACATATAGAGCAGTTCCATCCGCTCTCGAAGTAGGAAAGGATAGAATCCTTTTTTCTGGGGAATTCAAGGATACCCTGAACTTAGATAATGGGGTACAATTAAATCAACGCCGTTCACACTTAATTTATACAGATGGTTTTGTTGCCTGTTATGGCTTGGATGGGAAATACCTATGGTCCTATGTTCTGGATCAGAATGTGAAGGGTAATCAAATCCATATTGATCAGAGTAATAATGATGTTTACATTTTAGGAAATCACTCTATTTCAGATTGGAATGTCAATGGCGAAAGTGTAGCTTATGTTGGAGGAAGTGATGCTTTTGTAGCAAAGTTCATGGAGGGAAAACTGATTTGGGTAAAAGGTTTTGGAACTTCAGTTGACGACGATCTTGTGACTATGACAATCTTTAATAACCAAATTTTGGTTCGGTCGGTAGCTTGGGAAGACTTTAAGGTTGATGGACATATAATCCCGAAAAAAACAGATGGAACTTTGGTTGAGTTATTAATAGATAAACAAGATGGGGAAGTAAACCAGATTATTGAAAATGGAACCTATCCAGGTATGGTATCCAATGGAAGTGAGGACTTCTTTTACAATGGATTTAGATCCACTCAAAATGGTTTTGATACTTCATTTCATTTTATCAGAACAGAAAACAAATCGACAAACCATAAGGAAGTTCTTAAGATTTCCACTTATATGGATAGCCAAGGATTGATTGATGGAGATATGAAAAATCGTGACTTGGCCTACGTTTTAACGTCATCAGGAGATTCCGTTAGAATCCGGGATTCGATCATTTATAAACCTGATTATCGAACAAGCATCGTTTTGAAATTCAGCGATCATACTCTGACAACCATTGGAGTACCTCAAACATCTCAGGTAGCTTTAAAAGTTTTTCCCAATCCAACATCTGATTATTTGAACATTGAATTGCAAGAAGTTAATTTAGAAAATGGCATGCTTACTATTTTGGATAATCAGGGAAGAGAGTTGAAATCCCGGGAGAGTAGGTCGCAAGTTGAACGAATTTCGATTCATGACTTAAAAGCAGGAACATATTACGTACGTTTTGAATCCGACTTGACTTATCGACTTCAGAAGTTCATCGTCTTACCCTGA
- a CDS encoding S8 family peptidase, with the protein MSSSSYPACFPDDWVISVGGNNSSGGYHSDAMFGKDMDLIAPYGSNNGSGDVHTLKHDGNRIDDYGNFWGTSSSAPHVSGVAALILSEFNGQSPLYEDLAPEDVEHLLQNYATQVPSNPCNGVVPSEHCGWGMMNAKTTMEHIDYPKYRIDHYPKPMAPGNYSIQTVATNVDIQLNDVSKGLPRGLCKGDVINVSATYSHNLRQGDQLLDGWVRTSASTGYYPYTLLSQVPVDVPAAPGARMTSVPTTTSVDLLTRVYKITEDANGNPVSPAIYYPDAPSNILMGYSVHLYDPLATEADFYTEIEEKQEESYFRLFPNPTEGLLQLRYQQNHEAAVDVFVQDISGRRVQSFGQQTLSHQGSLSLQLTDLPAGLYFLVLKGQSVNTLRFVKANR; encoded by the coding sequence ATGAGTTCATCTTCCTATCCCGCCTGTTTCCCAGATGATTGGGTAATAAGTGTAGGAGGAAATAATTCTTCTGGCGGCTATCATTCTGACGCCATGTTTGGTAAGGACATGGACCTAATAGCTCCTTACGGGTCAAATAATGGTTCCGGAGATGTTCATACACTGAAACATGACGGCAATCGAATAGATGATTACGGAAATTTTTGGGGAACTTCTTCATCAGCCCCTCATGTAAGCGGTGTGGCTGCTTTGATATTGTCTGAGTTTAATGGTCAATCTCCATTATATGAAGATTTGGCCCCTGAGGATGTGGAGCATTTATTACAAAATTACGCTACTCAGGTACCTTCAAATCCATGTAATGGGGTTGTGCCGAGCGAACATTGCGGTTGGGGGATGATGAATGCCAAAACGACCATGGAACATATTGACTATCCGAAGTATCGAATTGACCATTATCCAAAACCTATGGCTCCTGGAAATTATTCCATTCAGACTGTGGCAACGAATGTAGATATTCAATTGAATGACGTATCAAAAGGGCTACCGAGAGGATTGTGCAAAGGGGATGTAATAAATGTTTCGGCAACCTATTCTCATAACCTTCGGCAAGGTGATCAGCTATTGGATGGTTGGGTAAGGACGAGTGCATCTACCGGTTATTATCCTTATACATTGCTTAGCCAGGTTCCGGTTGATGTTCCAGCTGCCCCTGGAGCACGAATGACCTCAGTGCCCACCACAACTTCCGTAGATTTATTGACTCGGGTTTATAAAATTACTGAGGATGCAAACGGAAACCCGGTATCACCGGCTATTTACTATCCGGATGCGCCAAGTAATATATTGATGGGCTATTCAGTTCATCTATATGATCCTCTGGCAACGGAGGCAGATTTTTACACCGAGATTGAAGAGAAACAAGAGGAATCCTATTTTAGACTTTTCCCTAACCCAACCGAGGGATTGCTTCAATTGAGGTACCAACAAAATCACGAGGCAGCAGTAGATGTTTTTGTTCAGGATATTTCCGGGAGAAGGGTTCAGAGTTTTGGACAGCAAACCTTATCCCATCAGGGATCGTTATCTTTGCAGTTAACCGATTTACCTGCTGGACTGTATTTTTTGGTTCTAAAAGGGCAGTCGGTCAATACCTTGAGATTTGTTAAAGCGAATAGGTAA
- a CDS encoding S8 family serine peptidase: MALVCLFIASNLTAQTFFNREWQTHFGNPVSVDWSKSTTDGSGNLISIGTTFQLGSQYDILLIKYDSEGNVIWQRTIDVQSGPDYGINLTTNQNDDIYIVGAYYNPINSSQDIYLEKFNSSGVSQWSVSNQGNTALEDIPIQVIEDAGDLFVIAKVEGSTSGADIRAMKFDDQGVHDWTATYDFNGNSDVPVEANSDGNGGLLISGYSANSLSAWDMVVLEYDGTGVLTNSFRSAFGTGLDSPTSIAEDASGNLWLTGYVTAVNDNRNIAVVKLNANLSLNWVREYDWEGHEDLGSRITVDAAGNAYVLGQSVNDNGGTNLTLLRYNPNGVLDWETRINAVNDADHHLAKYLDWADDLLLVGCDKVDSADTNVLITAWTTDGEMQWYQEIEKDPAVLANKLTDVQYQGNQEYFIYYKNVSLAAEEYGLEKWSLFTADTTDNRDTNGVAIYPEDRLIVRFDRVAIDPSLANEKTRDFLTLEDLLTTDAFNDLDASIGEIYDLDNTIATKVVPWLNLDDETWVSKYGITIDLKPLSEYYVLHFPASIDESIAIADLESVEFITSVGVDSYIHFNSSPNDPKLSLQKSVVGPNTSYAGDIEAEGAWDVQVGKDNVRVAVFDSGLQYDHEDFTYEIALPGGGTTEESKVIGGYDISGGKVGIPLLGLARPNQDEGSGHGTLVAGIIGAIRDNNKGIAGIAGGDATNSNYGCELIGYKMAKKASPQSEASVSGVPVSFAFPAILYAASDIDDKTNNGTQADIINASWYFGKNTSFPWPFIPHKFSGDLQLAGNIMGIVNQLGKVFVASRGIKVINQL; encoded by the coding sequence TTGGCATTAGTATGCCTTTTTATTGCTTCAAATTTAACAGCACAAACCTTTTTTAACCGTGAGTGGCAGACCCACTTTGGGAATCCTGTCTCAGTCGATTGGTCGAAGAGTACCACGGATGGGTCCGGTAACCTAATCTCTATTGGTACAACTTTTCAGTTGGGGAGTCAATATGATATTTTACTCATTAAATACGACAGTGAGGGAAATGTGATTTGGCAACGTACAATCGATGTTCAGAGTGGTCCAGATTATGGAATCAATCTGACGACTAATCAAAATGACGACATTTATATTGTTGGAGCCTATTATAATCCAATTAATTCCTCCCAGGATATTTATCTGGAAAAATTCAATTCATCTGGGGTTTCTCAATGGTCAGTTAGCAATCAAGGAAATACGGCCTTAGAGGATATCCCTATTCAAGTAATCGAAGATGCTGGAGATTTATTTGTCATTGCCAAAGTTGAAGGAAGTACTTCGGGAGCTGATATTCGGGCCATGAAATTTGATGACCAAGGAGTCCATGATTGGACGGCAACCTATGATTTTAATGGGAATTCTGATGTACCAGTTGAAGCCAATTCTGATGGGAATGGAGGCTTGTTAATTTCGGGTTATTCTGCGAATTCATTGTCCGCTTGGGATATGGTGGTCTTGGAATATGACGGAACTGGAGTTTTGACAAACAGTTTTAGATCGGCTTTTGGAACTGGATTAGATAGTCCAACATCGATAGCAGAGGATGCATCAGGAAATTTATGGTTGACCGGATATGTAACTGCGGTAAATGATAATAGAAACATCGCCGTCGTTAAATTGAACGCTAACTTATCCCTTAATTGGGTCCGGGAATACGATTGGGAAGGACATGAAGATCTTGGAAGTAGAATTACGGTTGATGCAGCTGGAAATGCCTATGTTCTTGGGCAGAGTGTTAATGACAATGGAGGCACTAACCTTACTCTATTACGGTACAATCCTAATGGTGTTTTGGACTGGGAAACTCGGATTAATGCGGTAAATGACGCTGATCATCATTTGGCTAAATACCTGGATTGGGCGGATGACTTATTACTCGTTGGATGTGATAAAGTAGATTCTGCAGACACCAATGTGCTAATCACCGCATGGACAACCGATGGCGAAATGCAATGGTATCAGGAGATAGAGAAAGATCCTGCCGTATTGGCCAATAAATTAACCGACGTCCAATATCAGGGGAATCAGGAGTATTTTATTTACTACAAAAATGTCTCTCTTGCTGCGGAAGAATATGGACTTGAAAAATGGAGTCTCTTTACAGCCGATACCACAGATAATCGTGATACTAATGGGGTCGCAATCTATCCAGAAGATAGACTTATCGTTCGCTTTGATCGAGTTGCCATTGACCCTTCCTTAGCCAATGAAAAAACTAGGGATTTTCTCACTCTGGAGGACTTATTGACTACGGACGCATTTAATGATTTAGATGCCTCAATTGGCGAGATATATGATTTAGACAATACCATAGCCACAAAAGTGGTCCCTTGGCTAAACCTGGATGATGAGACCTGGGTGTCGAAATATGGCATAACGATCGATCTCAAGCCTTTAAGTGAATATTATGTACTTCATTTTCCGGCTTCTATTGATGAGAGCATTGCTATTGCCGACTTAGAAAGTGTAGAATTCATCACTTCAGTTGGGGTCGATTCCTACATTCATTTTAACTCTTCTCCTAATGACCCTAAACTATCCTTGCAGAAATCGGTTGTAGGACCAAATACCAGTTACGCCGGGGATATTGAAGCGGAAGGAGCCTGGGATGTTCAGGTAGGCAAGGATAATGTTAGGGTGGCTGTCTTTGATTCTGGGTTGCAATATGATCATGAGGATTTTACTTACGAGATAGCGTTACCTGGTGGTGGTACAACTGAAGAGTCAAAAGTAATTGGAGGCTATGATATTTCGGGCGGAAAAGTCGGTATTCCCCTTTTAGGTTTGGCCAGACCGAACCAAGATGAAGGATCTGGACACGGTACATTGGTTGCTGGAATTATCGGAGCTATAAGAGATAATAACAAAGGAATTGCTGGCATTGCAGGAGGAGACGCCACAAATTCCAATTATGGATGTGAACTAATTGGCTATAAGATGGCCAAAAAAGCATCACCTCAATCAGAGGCTTCGGTTAGCGGAGTCCCTGTGAGTTTTGCATTTCCAGCAATACTTTATGCAGCATCAGATATTGATGACAAGACTAATAATGGGACACAGGCCGATATTATCAATGCCTCCTGGTATTTTGGGAAGAATACTTCATTTCCATGGCCCTTTATTCCCCACAAATTTTCGGGCGATCTTCAGTTGGCAGGGAATATTATGGGGATTGTAAACCAGTTAGGTAAGGTATTCGTGGCCTCGAGGGGAATAAAGGTAATCAACCAACTATGA
- a CDS encoding DUF2652 domain-containing protein, which produces MSHSLLFLPDISGYTEFVQTTEVEHSQHVIAELLEVMMEANSLDLQLAEVEGDALFFYREAPLPSMEMLLAQVERIFSAFYSHLKLLETNRICPCNACATAPNLQLKIVAHCGPIQFLELQGKRKPFGPAVIQVHRLLKNSVDSNNYVLLSKDLTDELNLPENYRSRLFDFASGSDTYDGNELPYLYSKIAKEELKLQPFRQVQKTHFDDAPNLKIKLDFPVPAAELFEYITNYNYRYLWADGVDRYEFNENTVTRVGSEHVCVINDKHLNFVTVVKEGEPGQLVYGELTSTAPFLRELYQFFIVTPRNDHSCTLESEIFVRTGVFQKLIWSLIMKRIFDRNLHKVLGQLLDFVKQQKAAQVKVSPTP; this is translated from the coding sequence ATGAGTCATTCCTTACTCTTTTTACCGGATATCTCGGGTTACACCGAGTTCGTGCAGACCACTGAAGTGGAACACAGTCAGCATGTAATTGCTGAACTTTTGGAGGTCATGATGGAGGCCAATTCGCTCGATTTGCAATTGGCCGAAGTAGAGGGAGATGCTCTCTTCTTTTACCGGGAAGCTCCCCTCCCCTCTATGGAGATGCTCCTGGCTCAAGTGGAGCGAATTTTCAGCGCTTTCTACAGCCACTTAAAACTGTTAGAAACCAACCGAATTTGTCCGTGTAATGCCTGCGCTACTGCTCCTAATCTACAGCTGAAGATTGTTGCACATTGTGGCCCCATCCAGTTTTTGGAATTACAAGGAAAACGAAAGCCTTTTGGCCCAGCGGTGATTCAGGTCCATCGTCTGCTCAAAAATTCGGTTGACAGCAACAACTATGTTCTGCTCAGTAAGGATTTAACGGATGAGCTAAATCTTCCTGAAAATTACCGCAGCCGGCTTTTTGATTTTGCCTCGGGAAGTGACACCTACGACGGCAATGAACTTCCCTACCTCTACTCTAAAATTGCCAAAGAAGAACTTAAACTTCAACCCTTTCGACAGGTTCAAAAAACGCATTTTGATGATGCCCCGAATCTCAAAATCAAGTTGGATTTTCCTGTGCCAGCAGCCGAGTTGTTTGAGTACATTACCAATTACAACTACCGCTATTTGTGGGCAGATGGAGTGGACCGTTATGAATTCAATGAAAACACCGTTACCCGAGTAGGTTCAGAGCATGTCTGTGTGATCAATGATAAGCACCTGAATTTTGTGACGGTGGTTAAAGAAGGAGAGCCTGGGCAATTGGTTTACGGAGAATTAACCTCAACTGCTCCATTCCTTCGCGAGCTGTATCAATTCTTTATTGTGACCCCAAGAAATGACCACTCTTGCACGCTGGAATCTGAAATATTTGTTCGAACAGGTGTTTTTCAAAAGCTGATTTGGTCCTTGATAATGAAGCGAATATTTGACCGAAATCTGCACAAAGTCCTGGGACAACTGCTCGATTTTGTCAAACAACAAAAGGCTGCTCAGGTTAAGGTTTCACCAACACCCTGA
- a CDS encoding SUMF1/EgtB/PvdO family nonheme iron enzyme, with product MENKENRINEMFKSAREQEPQLSYEEVSKRFMTSRISTITASNTRLEWLTGLTLVVLGAGFLSWTFFSEKKEPHYSISYAAEEAIEVVEEEHVIRREYSDIPPQSPSQIQPVEITEMPVAKDLEPVQKLQWQPEFLPEKELQAEKPKQPGEELPEIYPFPKLTPEEKEENQKNKAKMLKHFTKGRNYQKHGLAESIDEKKYVTIPAGEMEWGDGTLQMESYRMQYTEVSVLEYRTFLFDLLIQDRKDEFLLAKPDQNQWVNRLGKWAEPMTNLYFSHEAYDNYPINNISREGAELYCEWLNEEIQKRYQIETHPVRLPTQEEWIYAASAGGAQFPYPWGGPYCRNAKGCYLANFKPGPDTSAECVGAQTLDGIYTDSLEVDSYSADGGFFTVPVQSYAPNQFGLYCMSGNVAEMVYFGSDRSQVGTKGGSWGDDSQFIQINGKDPYRGKTEASLFVGFRVLVKP from the coding sequence ATGGAAAATAAGGAAAACCGCATAAACGAGATGTTCAAATCCGCTCGGGAGCAAGAACCTCAGTTATCTTATGAGGAAGTGAGTAAGCGGTTCATGACGTCGAGAATTTCCACAATTACGGCCTCCAATACCCGGCTGGAATGGCTCACTGGATTGACCTTGGTAGTTTTAGGTGCAGGGTTCTTGAGTTGGACATTCTTCAGTGAAAAGAAAGAACCCCATTATTCGATTTCTTATGCCGCAGAAGAGGCCATTGAGGTAGTAGAGGAGGAGCACGTTATTCGGCGAGAATACTCCGATATTCCGCCCCAATCTCCTTCCCAAATTCAACCCGTTGAGATCACTGAAATGCCAGTAGCCAAAGATCTCGAGCCGGTTCAAAAGCTTCAATGGCAACCTGAATTTTTACCCGAAAAAGAGCTTCAGGCGGAGAAACCGAAACAACCAGGAGAGGAACTTCCCGAGATCTATCCTTTCCCTAAACTCACTCCTGAAGAAAAAGAGGAAAACCAGAAGAATAAGGCGAAAATGCTCAAGCATTTTACCAAAGGAAGGAACTACCAAAAACACGGGTTGGCTGAAAGTATAGATGAGAAGAAATACGTGACTATTCCGGCTGGTGAAATGGAATGGGGAGATGGAACCCTCCAAATGGAATCCTACCGCATGCAGTATACCGAAGTAAGTGTATTGGAATACCGCACCTTCCTGTTCGATCTTCTGATTCAAGATAGAAAGGACGAATTTCTGTTAGCTAAACCCGATCAAAATCAATGGGTAAATAGATTAGGAAAATGGGCCGAACCCATGACCAACCTTTATTTTTCGCATGAGGCCTACGACAATTACCCTATCAATAATATTTCCCGGGAAGGAGCAGAACTCTATTGTGAATGGCTGAATGAGGAAATCCAAAAACGGTATCAGATCGAAACCCATCCGGTGAGGTTGCCTACTCAGGAGGAGTGGATATATGCGGCTTCAGCTGGAGGTGCTCAATTTCCATATCCCTGGGGTGGCCCTTATTGCAGAAATGCGAAGGGGTGTTACCTCGCCAATTTCAAACCTGGACCAGACACCAGTGCTGAGTGCGTTGGAGCGCAGACCCTTGACGGGATCTATACCGATTCCTTGGAGGTAGATTCTTACAGCGCTGACGGGGGATTTTTTACCGTTCCCGTTCAGAGTTATGCTCCCAATCAGTTTGGTCTCTATTGTATGAGTGGAAATGTAGCTGAAATGGTATACTTCGGATCAGATCGGTCTCAAGTAGGGACCAAAGGAGGAAGTTGGGGCGATGATTCCCAGTTCATTCAAATTAATGGAAAAGATCCTTATCGCGGAAAGACGGAAGCAAGTCTATTTGTGGGATTCAGGGTGTTGGTGAAACCTTAA
- a CDS encoding RNA polymerase sigma factor, whose protein sequence is MTKEQIRQQEFLRLYRPVHDSFERFCRARVYGDMEYTDLINETLLVAFQRFENLRSKDSFLSFLIGISVRLLSNRNRKKKEELRDLTSVGHLLVDERSKTDRDAEVYLLHQALALLPDAQKECLILFEITGLKIKEIATLQHSSEDAVKQRLRRGRKRLAEILSFESEYKTQGVQHGK, encoded by the coding sequence ATGACTAAAGAGCAAATAAGGCAGCAGGAATTTCTACGGTTGTACCGACCCGTACACGATTCGTTTGAACGATTTTGCCGAGCCAGGGTTTATGGTGACATGGAATATACCGACCTTATCAATGAAACCCTTCTGGTTGCCTTTCAACGTTTTGAAAACCTTCGCTCCAAAGACTCTTTTTTGTCTTTTCTTATCGGCATAAGTGTTCGGCTGTTGTCCAATCGGAATCGGAAAAAGAAGGAAGAGTTACGTGACCTGACTTCTGTAGGACATCTGCTGGTGGATGAGCGCTCCAAAACTGACCGAGATGCCGAAGTATACCTACTTCATCAGGCCTTGGCTCTACTTCCCGATGCTCAAAAAGAATGCCTTATACTGTTTGAAATTACCGGGTTAAAAATCAAGGAAATAGCTACCCTGCAACATAGCTCAGAGGATGCCGTTAAGCAACGGTTGCGAAGAGGTCGAAAAAGGTTGGCTGAAATTCTATCATTTGAGTCCGAATACAAAACCCAGGGAGTGCAACATGGAAAATAA
- a CDS encoding ClbS/DfsB family four-helix bundle protein, protein MPRPKSKDELLHLSQANFNRLNQLIDSYSSEEQLTDFPPGTMNRNIRDVLAHLDHWHGMMKGWYKCGMSGKKPVMPAAGYTWKTVPKLNRAIWETYKNDSLEAVRKRFEASYLEMVNLIESHSSEELFEKKRYAWTGSTSLGAYLISATSSHYDWAWKLIRKAKK, encoded by the coding sequence ATGCCCAGACCTAAGTCCAAAGATGAACTTCTTCACTTAAGCCAAGCGAACTTCAATCGGCTCAACCAATTGATCGATTCCTACAGTTCGGAGGAGCAACTTACTGATTTTCCTCCCGGTACAATGAACCGAAACATCAGAGATGTATTGGCCCATCTGGATCATTGGCATGGTATGATGAAAGGCTGGTACAAATGTGGAATGTCGGGCAAAAAACCAGTCATGCCAGCCGCCGGTTATACCTGGAAAACGGTGCCGAAACTAAACCGAGCCATTTGGGAAACCTACAAAAACGATTCGCTGGAGGCAGTAAGAAAACGATTCGAAGCCTCTTACTTGGAAATGGTGAATCTCATCGAGTCACATTCGAGCGAAGAGCTATTCGAAAAAAAACGATATGCCTGGACTGGAAGCACCTCTCTCGGCGCTTATTTGATCTCGGCCACCTCCAGTCACTACGATTGGGCTTGGAAATTGATTCGTAAGGCCAAGAAATGA
- a CDS encoding GNAT family N-acetyltransferase, producing MLKMESLKITPTHDYKTLARLNAPLQNLHAQLYPKVFKSHNLEATERELEQFLSQYHWFAFMATWNEEAIGYLLCFIQQRSETAFRFAQKNLYIDQIYVQESFRRKQVGRKLMDSAIELARKEGIQSLQLNHWNLNEEAGRSFEKMGFHYYNRAMQMDLPLEV from the coding sequence ATGCTCAAGATGGAATCACTCAAAATAACTCCAACTCATGATTACAAAACCCTGGCCCGGTTGAATGCACCATTACAAAATCTCCATGCCCAACTCTACCCCAAGGTTTTCAAATCTCACAACCTGGAAGCCACTGAACGAGAGTTGGAGCAGTTTTTATCTCAATACCATTGGTTTGCCTTTATGGCCACTTGGAATGAGGAAGCCATTGGATACTTACTCTGCTTTATTCAACAACGATCGGAGACTGCATTCCGCTTCGCCCAAAAAAACTTGTACATCGATCAGATCTATGTCCAGGAATCTTTTCGGAGAAAACAAGTGGGCAGAAAATTGATGGATTCTGCTATCGAATTGGCTCGAAAAGAAGGAATCCAATCGCTTCAGCTTAATCATTGGAACCTCAACGAGGAAGCTGGAAGGAGCTTTGAAAAGATGGGGTTTCACTACTACAACCGAGCTATGCAAATGGATTTGCCTCTGGAAGTTTAA